In Lepus europaeus isolate LE1 chromosome 23, mLepTim1.pri, whole genome shotgun sequence, a single genomic region encodes these proteins:
- the PATZ1 gene encoding POZ-, AT hook-, and zinc finger-containing protein 1 isoform X3, with the protein MERVNDASCGPSGCYTYQVSRHSTEMLHNLNQQRKNGGRFCDVLLRVGDESFPAHRAVLAACSEYFESVFSAQLGDGGAADGGPADVGGAAAAPGGGAGGSRELEMHTISSKVFGDILDFAYTSRIVVRLESFPELMTAAKFLLMRSVIEICQEVIKQSNVQILVPPARADIMLFRPPGTSDLGFPLDMTNGAALAANSNGIAGSMQPEEEAARAAGAAIAGQASLPVLPGVDRLPMVAGPLSPQLLTSPFPNVASSAPPLTGKRGRGRPRKANLLDSMFGSPGGLREAGILPCGLCGKVFTDANRLRQHEAQHGVTSLQLGYIDLPPPRLGENGLPISEDPDGPRKRSRTRKQVACDICGKIFRDVYHLNRHKLSHSGEKPYSCPVCGLRFKRKDRMSYHVRSHDGSVGKPYICQSCGKGFSRPDHLNGHIKQVHTSERPHKCQVWVGSSSGLPPLEPLPSDLPAWDFAQPALWRSSHSVPDTAFPLSLKKSFPALENLGPAHSSNALFCPAPPGYLRQGWTAPEGNRAFTQWPVG; encoded by the exons aTGGAGCGGGTGAACGACGCCTCGTGCGGCCCGTCGGGCTGCTACACCTACCAGGTGAGCAGGCACAGCACCGAGATGCTGCACAACTTAAACCAGCAGCGCAAGAACGGCGGGCGCTTCTGCGACGTGCTGCTGCGGGTGGGCGACGAGAGCTtcccggcgcaccgcgccgtgcTGGCCGCCTGCAGCGAGTACTTCGAGTCGGTGTTCAGCGCCCAGCTGGGCGACGGCGGAGCTGCGGACGGGGGTCCCGCCGACGTGGGGGGCGCGGCGGCAGCCCCTGGCGGCGGAGCGGGGGGCAGCCGGGAGCTGGAGATGCACACCATCAGCTCCAAGGTGTTCGGGGACATCCTGGACTTCGCTTACACGTCCCGCATCGTGGTGCGCCTGGAGAGCTTCCCCGAGCTGATGACCGCCGCCAAGTTCCTGCTCATGAGGTCGGTCATTGAGATCTGCCAGGAAGTCATCAAACAGTCCAACGTGCAGATCCTCGTGCCCCCCGCCCGCGCCGACATCATGCTCTTCCGCCCCCCTGGGACCTCGGACTTGGGCTTCCCTTTGGACATGACCAATGGGGCAGCCTTAGCGGCCAACAGCaatggcatcgcaggcagcatgCAGCCCGAGGAGGAGGCGGCGCGGGCGGCTGGCGCGGCCATCGCGGGCCAGGCCTCCCTGCCTGTGCTCCCTGGGGTGGACCGCTTGCCCATGGTGGCTGGACCCCTGTCCCCCCAGCTGCTGACGTCCCCATTCCCCAATGTGGCATCCAGTGCCCCTCCCCTGACTGGCAAGCGAGGCCGGGGCCGCCCAAGGAAGGCCAACCTGCTGGACTCCATGTTCGGGTCCCCAGGGGGCCTGAGGGAGGCGGGCATCCTCCCATGTGGCCTGTGCGGGAAGGTATTCACCGATGCCAACCGGCTCCGGCAGCACGAGGCCCAGCACGGGGTCACCAGCCTCCAGCTGGGCTACATTGACCTCCCTCCTCCGAGGCTGGGCGAGAATGGGCTACCCATCTCTGAGGACCCTGATGGCCCCCGCAAGAGGAGCCGGACCAGGAAGCAGGTGGCCTGTGATATCTGCGGCAAGATCTTCCGCGACGTGTACCATCTCAACCGGCACAAGCTGTCCCACTCCGGGGAGAAGCCCTACTCTTGCCCTGTGTGTGGGCTTCGGTTCAAGAGGAAAGACCGCATGTCCTACCACGTGCGCTCCCACGACGGGTCCGTGGGCAAGCCCTACATCTGCCAGAGCTGTGGGAAAGGCTTCTCCAG GCCTGACCACTTGAATGGACATATCAAGCAGGTGCACACCTCTGAGCGGCCTCACAAGTGTCAG GTGTGGGTTGGGAGCAGCAGCGGCCTGCCGCCCCTGGAACCTCTTCCTAGCGACCTGCCAGCATGGGACTTTGCCCAGCCAGCTTTGTGGAGGTCGTCCCATTCGGTTCCTGACACCGCCTTCCCCCTTTCTCTAAAAAAGTCATTCCCAGCCCTTGAAAACCTGGGCCCAGCACACTCCAGCAACGCCCTCTTCTGCCCAGCCCCGCCGGGATATCTGAGGCAGGGCTGGACCGCCCCAGAGGGCAACAGGGCCTTTACTCAGTGGCCTGTAGGCTAG
- the PATZ1 gene encoding POZ-, AT hook-, and zinc finger-containing protein 1 isoform X4 — protein sequence MERVNDASCGPSGCYTYQVSRHSTEMLHNLNQQRKNGGRFCDVLLRVGDESFPAHRAVLAACSEYFESVFSAQLGDGGAADGGPADVGGAAAAPGGGAGGSRELEMHTISSKVFGDILDFAYTSRIVVRLESFPELMTAAKFLLMRSVIEICQEVIKQSNVQILVPPARADIMLFRPPGTSDLGFPLDMTNGAALAANSNGIAGSMQPEEEAARAAGAAIAGQASLPVLPGVDRLPMVAGPLSPQLLTSPFPNVASSAPPLTGKRGRGRPRKANLLDSMFGSPGGLREAGILPCGLCGKVFTDANRLRQHEAQHGVTSLQLGYIDLPPPRLGENGLPISEDPDGPRKRSRTRKQVACDICGKIFRDVYHLNRHKLSHSGEKPYSCPVCGLRFKRKDRMSYHVRSHDGSVGKPYICQSCGKGFSRPDHLNGHIKQVHTSERPHKCQTCNASFATRDRLRSHLACHEDKVPCQVCGKYLRAAYMADHLKKHSEGPGSFCSICNRGFSSASYLKVHVKTHHGVPLPQVSRHQEPIPNGGAAFHCARTYGNKEGQKCSHQDPIESSDSYGDLSDASDLKTPEKQSANGSFSCDMAVPKNKMESDGEKKYPCPECGSFFRSKSYLNKHIQKVHVRALGGPLGDLGPALGSPFSPQQNMSLLESFGFQIVQSAFASSLVDPEVDQQPMGPEGK from the exons aTGGAGCGGGTGAACGACGCCTCGTGCGGCCCGTCGGGCTGCTACACCTACCAGGTGAGCAGGCACAGCACCGAGATGCTGCACAACTTAAACCAGCAGCGCAAGAACGGCGGGCGCTTCTGCGACGTGCTGCTGCGGGTGGGCGACGAGAGCTtcccggcgcaccgcgccgtgcTGGCCGCCTGCAGCGAGTACTTCGAGTCGGTGTTCAGCGCCCAGCTGGGCGACGGCGGAGCTGCGGACGGGGGTCCCGCCGACGTGGGGGGCGCGGCGGCAGCCCCTGGCGGCGGAGCGGGGGGCAGCCGGGAGCTGGAGATGCACACCATCAGCTCCAAGGTGTTCGGGGACATCCTGGACTTCGCTTACACGTCCCGCATCGTGGTGCGCCTGGAGAGCTTCCCCGAGCTGATGACCGCCGCCAAGTTCCTGCTCATGAGGTCGGTCATTGAGATCTGCCAGGAAGTCATCAAACAGTCCAACGTGCAGATCCTCGTGCCCCCCGCCCGCGCCGACATCATGCTCTTCCGCCCCCCTGGGACCTCGGACTTGGGCTTCCCTTTGGACATGACCAATGGGGCAGCCTTAGCGGCCAACAGCaatggcatcgcaggcagcatgCAGCCCGAGGAGGAGGCGGCGCGGGCGGCTGGCGCGGCCATCGCGGGCCAGGCCTCCCTGCCTGTGCTCCCTGGGGTGGACCGCTTGCCCATGGTGGCTGGACCCCTGTCCCCCCAGCTGCTGACGTCCCCATTCCCCAATGTGGCATCCAGTGCCCCTCCCCTGACTGGCAAGCGAGGCCGGGGCCGCCCAAGGAAGGCCAACCTGCTGGACTCCATGTTCGGGTCCCCAGGGGGCCTGAGGGAGGCGGGCATCCTCCCATGTGGCCTGTGCGGGAAGGTATTCACCGATGCCAACCGGCTCCGGCAGCACGAGGCCCAGCACGGGGTCACCAGCCTCCAGCTGGGCTACATTGACCTCCCTCCTCCGAGGCTGGGCGAGAATGGGCTACCCATCTCTGAGGACCCTGATGGCCCCCGCAAGAGGAGCCGGACCAGGAAGCAGGTGGCCTGTGATATCTGCGGCAAGATCTTCCGCGACGTGTACCATCTCAACCGGCACAAGCTGTCCCACTCCGGGGAGAAGCCCTACTCTTGCCCTGTGTGTGGGCTTCGGTTCAAGAGGAAAGACCGCATGTCCTACCACGTGCGCTCCCACGACGGGTCCGTGGGCAAGCCCTACATCTGCCAGAGCTGTGGGAAAGGCTTCTCCAG GCCTGACCACTTGAATGGACATATCAAGCAGGTGCACACCTCTGAGCGGCCTCACAAGTGTCAG ACCTGCAATGCTTCTTTCGCCACCCGAGACCGTCTGCGCTCCCACCTGGCCTGCCACGAGGACAAGGTGCCCTGCCAGGTGTGTGGGAAGTACCTGCGGGCGGCCTACATGGCAGACCACCTGAAGAAGCACAGCGAGGGGCCCGGCAGCTTCTGCAGTATCTGTAACCGAG GTTTCTCCTCTGCCTCCTACTTAAAGGTCCATGTTAAAACCCACCACGGTGTTCCCCTTCCCCAGGTCTCCAGGCACCAGGAGCCCATCCCGAATGGGGGAGCAGCGTTCCACTGCGCCAGGACCTATGGCAACAAAG aaGGCCAGAAATGCTCACATCAGGATCCGATTGAGAGCTCTGACTCCTACGGTGACCTCTCAGATGCCAGTGACCTGAAGACGCCAGAGAAGCAGAGCGCCAACGGCTCTTTCTCCTGTGACATGGCGGTCCCCAAAAACAAGATGGAGTCCGACGGGGAGAAGAAGTACCCGTGCCCCGAGTGTGGGAGCTTCTTCCGCTCCAAATCCTACTTGAACAAACACATCCAGAAGGTGCACGTCCGAGCGCTCGGGGGCCCTCTGGGGGACCTGGGCCCTGCTCTCGGCTCGCCTTTCTCTCCACAGCAGAACATGTCTCTCCTCGAGTCCTTCGGGTTCCAGATCGTCCAGTCGGCGTTTGCGTCATCCCTGGTAGATCCTGAGGTAGACCAGCAGCCCATGGGGCCGGAAGGGAAGTGA
- the PATZ1 gene encoding POZ-, AT hook-, and zinc finger-containing protein 1 isoform X1, whose product MERVNDASCGPSGCYTYQVSRHSTEMLHNLNQQRKNGGRFCDVLLRVGDESFPAHRAVLAACSEYFESVFSAQLGDGGAADGGPADVGGAAAAPGGGAGGSRELEMHTISSKVFGDILDFAYTSRIVVRLESFPELMTAAKFLLMRSVIEICQEVIKQSNVQILVPPARADIMLFRPPGTSDLGFPLDMTNGAALAANSNGIAGSMQPEEEAARAAGAAIAGQASLPVLPGVDRLPMVAGPLSPQLLTSPFPNVASSAPPLTGKRGRGRPRKANLLDSMFGSPGGLREAGILPCGLCGKVFTDANRLRQHEAQHGVTSLQLGYIDLPPPRLGENGLPISEDPDGPRKRSRTRKQVACDICGKIFRDVYHLNRHKLSHSGEKPYSCPVCGLRFKRKDRMSYHVRSHDGSVGKPYICQSCGKGFSRPDHLNGHIKQVHTSERPHKCQTCNASFATRDRLRSHLACHEDKVPCQVCGKYLRAAYMADHLKKHSEGPGSFCSICNREGQKCSHQDPIESSDSYGDLSDASDLKTPEKQSANGSFSCDMAVPKNKMESDGEKKYPCPECGSFFRSKSYLNKHIQKVHVRALGGPLGDLGPALGSPFSPQQNMSLLESFGFQIVQSAFASSLVDPEVDQQPMGPEGK is encoded by the exons aTGGAGCGGGTGAACGACGCCTCGTGCGGCCCGTCGGGCTGCTACACCTACCAGGTGAGCAGGCACAGCACCGAGATGCTGCACAACTTAAACCAGCAGCGCAAGAACGGCGGGCGCTTCTGCGACGTGCTGCTGCGGGTGGGCGACGAGAGCTtcccggcgcaccgcgccgtgcTGGCCGCCTGCAGCGAGTACTTCGAGTCGGTGTTCAGCGCCCAGCTGGGCGACGGCGGAGCTGCGGACGGGGGTCCCGCCGACGTGGGGGGCGCGGCGGCAGCCCCTGGCGGCGGAGCGGGGGGCAGCCGGGAGCTGGAGATGCACACCATCAGCTCCAAGGTGTTCGGGGACATCCTGGACTTCGCTTACACGTCCCGCATCGTGGTGCGCCTGGAGAGCTTCCCCGAGCTGATGACCGCCGCCAAGTTCCTGCTCATGAGGTCGGTCATTGAGATCTGCCAGGAAGTCATCAAACAGTCCAACGTGCAGATCCTCGTGCCCCCCGCCCGCGCCGACATCATGCTCTTCCGCCCCCCTGGGACCTCGGACTTGGGCTTCCCTTTGGACATGACCAATGGGGCAGCCTTAGCGGCCAACAGCaatggcatcgcaggcagcatgCAGCCCGAGGAGGAGGCGGCGCGGGCGGCTGGCGCGGCCATCGCGGGCCAGGCCTCCCTGCCTGTGCTCCCTGGGGTGGACCGCTTGCCCATGGTGGCTGGACCCCTGTCCCCCCAGCTGCTGACGTCCCCATTCCCCAATGTGGCATCCAGTGCCCCTCCCCTGACTGGCAAGCGAGGCCGGGGCCGCCCAAGGAAGGCCAACCTGCTGGACTCCATGTTCGGGTCCCCAGGGGGCCTGAGGGAGGCGGGCATCCTCCCATGTGGCCTGTGCGGGAAGGTATTCACCGATGCCAACCGGCTCCGGCAGCACGAGGCCCAGCACGGGGTCACCAGCCTCCAGCTGGGCTACATTGACCTCCCTCCTCCGAGGCTGGGCGAGAATGGGCTACCCATCTCTGAGGACCCTGATGGCCCCCGCAAGAGGAGCCGGACCAGGAAGCAGGTGGCCTGTGATATCTGCGGCAAGATCTTCCGCGACGTGTACCATCTCAACCGGCACAAGCTGTCCCACTCCGGGGAGAAGCCCTACTCTTGCCCTGTGTGTGGGCTTCGGTTCAAGAGGAAAGACCGCATGTCCTACCACGTGCGCTCCCACGACGGGTCCGTGGGCAAGCCCTACATCTGCCAGAGCTGTGGGAAAGGCTTCTCCAG GCCTGACCACTTGAATGGACATATCAAGCAGGTGCACACCTCTGAGCGGCCTCACAAGTGTCAG ACCTGCAATGCTTCTTTCGCCACCCGAGACCGTCTGCGCTCCCACCTGGCCTGCCACGAGGACAAGGTGCCCTGCCAGGTGTGTGGGAAGTACCTGCGGGCGGCCTACATGGCAGACCACCTGAAGAAGCACAGCGAGGGGCCCGGCAGCTTCTGCAGTATCTGTAACCGAG aaGGCCAGAAATGCTCACATCAGGATCCGATTGAGAGCTCTGACTCCTACGGTGACCTCTCAGATGCCAGTGACCTGAAGACGCCAGAGAAGCAGAGCGCCAACGGCTCTTTCTCCTGTGACATGGCGGTCCCCAAAAACAAGATGGAGTCCGACGGGGAGAAGAAGTACCCGTGCCCCGAGTGTGGGAGCTTCTTCCGCTCCAAATCCTACTTGAACAAACACATCCAGAAGGTGCACGTCCGAGCGCTCGGGGGCCCTCTGGGGGACCTGGGCCCTGCTCTCGGCTCGCCTTTCTCTCCACAGCAGAACATGTCTCTCCTCGAGTCCTTCGGGTTCCAGATCGTCCAGTCGGCGTTTGCGTCATCCCTGGTAGATCCTGAGGTAGACCAGCAGCCCATGGGGCCGGAAGGGAAGTGA
- the PATZ1 gene encoding POZ-, AT hook-, and zinc finger-containing protein 1 isoform X2 produces the protein MERVNDASCGPSGCYTYQVSRHSTEMLHNLNQQRKNGGRFCDVLLRVGDESFPAHRAVLAACSEYFESVFSAQLGDGGAADGGPADVGGAAAAPGGGAGGSRELEMHTISSKVFGDILDFAYTSRIVVRLESFPELMTAAKFLLMRSVIEICQEVIKQSNVQILVPPARADIMLFRPPGTSDLGFPLDMTNGAALAANSNGIAGSMQPEEEAARAAGAAIAGQASLPVLPGVDRLPMVAGPLSPQLLTSPFPNVASSAPPLTGKRGRGRPRKANLLDSMFGSPGGLREAGILPCGLCGKVFTDANRLRQHEAQHGVTSLQLGYIDLPPPRLGENGLPISEDPDGPRKRSRTRKQVACDICGKIFRDVYHLNRHKLSHSGEKPYSCPVCGLRFKRKDRMSYHVRSHDGSVGKPYICQSCGKGFSRPDHLNGHIKQVHTSERPHKCQTCNASFATRDRLRSHLACHEDKVPCQVCGKYLRAAYMADHLKKHSEGPGSFCSICNRGLQAPGAHPEWGSSVPLRQDLWQQRRPEMLTSGSD, from the exons aTGGAGCGGGTGAACGACGCCTCGTGCGGCCCGTCGGGCTGCTACACCTACCAGGTGAGCAGGCACAGCACCGAGATGCTGCACAACTTAAACCAGCAGCGCAAGAACGGCGGGCGCTTCTGCGACGTGCTGCTGCGGGTGGGCGACGAGAGCTtcccggcgcaccgcgccgtgcTGGCCGCCTGCAGCGAGTACTTCGAGTCGGTGTTCAGCGCCCAGCTGGGCGACGGCGGAGCTGCGGACGGGGGTCCCGCCGACGTGGGGGGCGCGGCGGCAGCCCCTGGCGGCGGAGCGGGGGGCAGCCGGGAGCTGGAGATGCACACCATCAGCTCCAAGGTGTTCGGGGACATCCTGGACTTCGCTTACACGTCCCGCATCGTGGTGCGCCTGGAGAGCTTCCCCGAGCTGATGACCGCCGCCAAGTTCCTGCTCATGAGGTCGGTCATTGAGATCTGCCAGGAAGTCATCAAACAGTCCAACGTGCAGATCCTCGTGCCCCCCGCCCGCGCCGACATCATGCTCTTCCGCCCCCCTGGGACCTCGGACTTGGGCTTCCCTTTGGACATGACCAATGGGGCAGCCTTAGCGGCCAACAGCaatggcatcgcaggcagcatgCAGCCCGAGGAGGAGGCGGCGCGGGCGGCTGGCGCGGCCATCGCGGGCCAGGCCTCCCTGCCTGTGCTCCCTGGGGTGGACCGCTTGCCCATGGTGGCTGGACCCCTGTCCCCCCAGCTGCTGACGTCCCCATTCCCCAATGTGGCATCCAGTGCCCCTCCCCTGACTGGCAAGCGAGGCCGGGGCCGCCCAAGGAAGGCCAACCTGCTGGACTCCATGTTCGGGTCCCCAGGGGGCCTGAGGGAGGCGGGCATCCTCCCATGTGGCCTGTGCGGGAAGGTATTCACCGATGCCAACCGGCTCCGGCAGCACGAGGCCCAGCACGGGGTCACCAGCCTCCAGCTGGGCTACATTGACCTCCCTCCTCCGAGGCTGGGCGAGAATGGGCTACCCATCTCTGAGGACCCTGATGGCCCCCGCAAGAGGAGCCGGACCAGGAAGCAGGTGGCCTGTGATATCTGCGGCAAGATCTTCCGCGACGTGTACCATCTCAACCGGCACAAGCTGTCCCACTCCGGGGAGAAGCCCTACTCTTGCCCTGTGTGTGGGCTTCGGTTCAAGAGGAAAGACCGCATGTCCTACCACGTGCGCTCCCACGACGGGTCCGTGGGCAAGCCCTACATCTGCCAGAGCTGTGGGAAAGGCTTCTCCAG GCCTGACCACTTGAATGGACATATCAAGCAGGTGCACACCTCTGAGCGGCCTCACAAGTGTCAG ACCTGCAATGCTTCTTTCGCCACCCGAGACCGTCTGCGCTCCCACCTGGCCTGCCACGAGGACAAGGTGCCCTGCCAGGTGTGTGGGAAGTACCTGCGGGCGGCCTACATGGCAGACCACCTGAAGAAGCACAGCGAGGGGCCCGGCAGCTTCTGCAGTATCTGTAACCGAG GTCTCCAGGCACCAGGAGCCCATCCCGAATGGGGGAGCAGCGTTCCACTGCGCCAGGACCTATGGCAACAAAG aaGGCCAGAAATGCTCACATCAGGATCCGATTGA